A stretch of the Planctomycetota bacterium genome encodes the following:
- a CDS encoding efflux RND transporter periplasmic adaptor subunit, whose amino-acid sequence MFTTTLLLGGCDGEQEASSSSNGSRASDVTQVAHSHENGETCFVCDATKRDAGRLWCTEHARYEDRCWICQPQLEDSSRPYCDEHNLYEDECHLCNPALDASENTSDESSGGLHGHSADETCFICDPAKRDEGRLWCSEHARYEDRCWICQPQLEDADRAYCEEHFLYEDECHLCNPALLGDASATPSRDGAPSLFCHEHGVDEIECGICQPQLAGTLEAGESLLVRMPSARSAELAGLTLERPNRGAASATISLLGEVRYNGNRLAKLTPLAPGVITDIRVDVGDQVEEGQILAVINSVAVAQAKSAYLSKIAEVEARTTVFEREQKLVNENIAARRDFQDAQAALKLAELEVRRTHQQLINLGFTESEVADIAAEQSSSSDLYVRAPFAGSVVERTAVLGEAADSEGSLFEIADLSTMWIELAVPEEQAFQIERGGEIIASVRALPELEIPGQITWISPRIDERTRMVRARATVKNDRGILRHGMFTEVSAMIGGTSNSLLVPGEAVHEIDGSPFVFVRQEPDLFAVRRVDVGPRTVSGTIAILAGLTETESVVTGGSFTMKTEFLKSRLGAGCVDD is encoded by the coding sequence ATGTTCACAACGACGCTCCTGCTTGGCGGGTGCGATGGCGAACAGGAAGCATCATCGTCATCCAACGGATCACGCGCATCTGATGTGACACAGGTCGCTCACTCGCACGAGAACGGCGAGACTTGCTTCGTGTGCGACGCCACGAAGCGCGACGCCGGCCGCTTGTGGTGTACCGAGCATGCCCGGTACGAGGACCGGTGTTGGATTTGTCAGCCGCAGCTTGAGGATTCGTCCCGACCGTATTGCGACGAACACAATTTGTATGAGGACGAATGCCATCTCTGCAACCCGGCACTCGATGCCTCGGAGAACACATCCGACGAGTCGTCGGGCGGGCTCCATGGACACAGTGCTGACGAGACCTGCTTCATCTGTGACCCGGCCAAGCGTGATGAGGGCCGCTTGTGGTGCAGCGAGCATGCTCGCTATGAAGACCGGTGCTGGATCTGCCAACCCCAGTTGGAAGACGCGGACCGGGCGTATTGCGAGGAGCACTTCCTTTACGAAGACGAATGCCACCTGTGCAATCCCGCTCTGCTGGGGGACGCCTCGGCGACGCCCTCCCGCGATGGTGCCCCCTCTCTCTTCTGTCATGAGCACGGGGTCGATGAGATCGAATGCGGAATCTGCCAGCCTCAGCTCGCTGGGACGCTTGAGGCTGGCGAGTCGCTGCTCGTCCGCATGCCCTCCGCGAGATCGGCAGAGCTTGCCGGGCTGACGCTTGAGCGACCGAATCGAGGCGCTGCTTCAGCAACGATCAGCTTGTTGGGCGAGGTCCGCTACAACGGGAACAGATTGGCCAAGCTCACACCGTTGGCCCCCGGTGTAATCACTGATATCCGTGTCGATGTTGGCGACCAGGTTGAAGAAGGGCAAATTCTCGCGGTCATCAACTCCGTGGCGGTGGCACAAGCGAAGTCCGCGTACCTGTCCAAGATCGCAGAGGTCGAAGCGAGAACCACCGTGTTCGAGCGTGAGCAGAAGCTCGTCAACGAGAACATTGCTGCACGCCGGGACTTCCAGGATGCCCAGGCAGCGCTCAAGCTCGCTGAGCTGGAAGTGCGTCGCACGCATCAGCAGCTCATCAATCTCGGCTTCACTGAATCGGAAGTCGCGGATATCGCGGCGGAGCAGTCGTCATCCTCGGACCTTTACGTCAGGGCACCCTTCGCTGGCAGCGTCGTCGAGCGGACCGCGGTTCTTGGCGAGGCAGCGGATTCAGAGGGCTCACTCTTCGAGATCGCTGATTTGTCGACGATGTGGATCGAGCTCGCGGTCCCGGAAGAGCAGGCGTTTCAGATCGAGCGCGGCGGAGAGATCATCGCGAGCGTCCGGGCTCTACCCGAGTTAGAGATCCCTGGGCAGATCACATGGATCAGCCCGCGTATCGATGAACGTACCCGGATGGTACGGGCCCGCGCGACGGTTAAAAATGATCGTGGCATCCTTCGCCACGGCATGTTCACCGAAGTCTCCGCGATGATCGGTGGCACCTCGAACTCGCTGCTTGTCCCTGGCGAAGCGGTGCATGAGATCGATGGCTCGCCTTTCGTTTTTGTGCGGCAGGAACCGGATCTGTTCGCGGTTCGGCGTGTTGATGTCGGGCCGCGCACGGTTTCCGGCACGATCGCCATTCTGGCGGGCCTCACAGAGACTGAGTCCGTCGTGACCGGCGGCAGCTTCACCATGAAGACCGAGTTCCTCAAGTCTCGCCTCGGTGCGGGATGTGTCGACGACTGA
- a CDS encoding CusA/CzcA family heavy metal efflux RND transporter, producing MLTRLIEMSLRNRVLVILLFAIACAAGVYRMIQLPIDAFPDTTPIQVQINTVAPALSPEEIEQQITLPVELSIGGLPGLQNVRSVSKFGFSQVVATFDDDIRIIDARQYITERLSAVELPDGVGRPELGPIATGLGEVFHYVIRSETGEHSIEELRTIHDWVIKPELRKVPGVAEVNSWGGLERQYHVVVKPEALIKFGFTLEDVLDALRRNNANVGGGQIVTSGEARVVRGLARVATIGEIENIVVASSDGTPVRIQDVAEVAIGSEIRRGAVSAYGKGEVVLGLAFMLMGENSRVVTEELRERLESLAPSLPPDVVLDVVYDRTLLVEQVIKTVEHNLVIGAVLVIVVLLIILGNIRAGLLVAVAIPISMLFAVQGMYEFAIAASLLSLGAIDFGILVDGSVVMTEANLRSLKERQRELGRKLSPSERLESIAKSSARVVRPIVFGMGIITLVFAPVLTLEGIEGKMFRPMAWTFIFALLGALLVAVFLSPVLSYYFLPRRAKPKDAILLRGLAGAYGWAVGGAIRLRWVVMLLAVALLGVAGYRSTQMGGEFIPRLSEGSMVLNTIRLAGVSIDESVRYNTRIEEVLLDEFPDEIEHIWSRIGTAEVATDPMGIELTDIFLTLKPRAEWTQADTQAGLVIEMEKTISQFPGVNMVFTQPIEMRMNEMVSGIRSDIGIKIFGDDFDELLRIADDVQRVLLDIPGASDISVDQITGQPSLSVAVDQSRVARYGVAASEVLDFVEAIGGIRVGEVFEGQRVFPLVVRLPQTFREDVEAVSSVRIPTEGGVAVPLSSMASVDLSEGSATINREWSRRLIRVQSNVSGRDPASFVSEARAAIDERVTLPEGYVLEWGGQFENLERARTRLIIVVPAVLLMVFFLLYFSLKNLRDVVIIYTCIPFAAVGAIFALWWRDIPFSVSAAVGFIALTGIAVLNGQILITAIRDTLNTGQQSKDAIIAASKTRLQPVLATAITDIAGFVPMAIATGVGSEIQRPLATVVIGGMVTSTLLTLFVLPVIASVFMKESAQVADSERDQ from the coding sequence ATGCTGACCCGTCTTATCGAGATGTCGCTCAGGAACAGAGTGCTTGTCATTCTGCTGTTCGCGATCGCGTGCGCCGCCGGTGTGTACCGGATGATCCAGCTTCCGATCGACGCGTTTCCAGATACCACGCCGATCCAGGTGCAGATCAACACGGTGGCCCCCGCGCTCAGCCCGGAAGAAATCGAGCAACAGATCACCCTTCCTGTCGAACTCTCGATCGGCGGGCTGCCCGGGCTCCAGAACGTGCGGTCCGTCTCAAAGTTCGGCTTCTCACAGGTCGTGGCGACCTTCGATGATGACATCCGCATTATCGACGCGCGGCAGTACATTACCGAACGGCTCTCGGCAGTCGAACTGCCAGATGGTGTCGGAAGGCCGGAGCTCGGCCCGATCGCGACCGGTCTCGGTGAGGTCTTTCACTACGTCATCCGGTCGGAGACCGGCGAACACTCTATCGAAGAACTCCGGACCATCCATGATTGGGTGATCAAGCCCGAGCTTCGCAAGGTGCCGGGTGTGGCCGAGGTCAATTCGTGGGGTGGCTTGGAGCGGCAGTATCACGTCGTCGTCAAACCTGAAGCACTGATCAAGTTTGGCTTCACGCTTGAGGATGTGCTGGATGCGCTGCGCCGCAACAACGCCAACGTCGGCGGCGGGCAGATCGTGACCTCCGGTGAAGCGAGGGTGGTGCGGGGACTGGCGCGTGTTGCGACGATCGGTGAGATCGAGAACATCGTGGTTGCTTCCAGCGACGGCACGCCGGTGCGGATTCAAGATGTCGCGGAGGTTGCAATCGGTAGCGAGATCCGCCGCGGCGCGGTTTCGGCGTACGGTAAGGGCGAGGTCGTCCTCGGCCTGGCCTTCATGCTGATGGGTGAGAACAGTCGTGTGGTGACCGAGGAACTCCGCGAACGCCTTGAATCCCTCGCGCCGTCGCTGCCGCCCGATGTCGTCTTGGATGTGGTGTACGACCGGACCCTGCTGGTCGAGCAGGTCATCAAGACGGTCGAGCACAACCTCGTGATCGGTGCCGTGCTGGTGATCGTCGTGTTGCTCATCATCTTGGGTAACATCCGAGCCGGTTTGCTCGTCGCGGTCGCCATCCCGATTTCAATGCTGTTCGCCGTGCAGGGCATGTACGAGTTCGCGATCGCAGCAAGCTTGCTCAGCCTCGGCGCGATCGACTTCGGCATCCTTGTCGATGGCTCGGTGGTCATGACGGAAGCCAATCTCCGCTCGCTGAAGGAACGCCAGAGAGAGCTTGGCCGGAAACTCTCGCCTTCCGAGCGGCTCGAATCGATCGCGAAATCCAGTGCGCGCGTGGTACGACCGATCGTGTTCGGGATGGGCATCATCACGCTCGTCTTTGCCCCCGTGCTGACGCTTGAAGGCATCGAGGGGAAGATGTTCCGGCCAATGGCGTGGACGTTCATATTCGCGCTCCTGGGAGCCCTGCTGGTCGCGGTGTTCCTGTCCCCGGTCTTGTCGTACTACTTCCTTCCGCGTCGCGCGAAACCCAAGGACGCCATTCTGCTACGTGGATTGGCCGGGGCATACGGCTGGGCCGTCGGCGGAGCGATTCGACTCCGGTGGGTCGTGATGCTGCTGGCCGTGGCTCTGCTAGGCGTCGCGGGCTACCGGAGCACGCAGATGGGCGGCGAGTTCATCCCGCGCCTGAGCGAGGGCTCGATGGTCCTGAACACCATCCGCCTCGCTGGCGTCTCGATCGATGAGTCCGTGCGGTACAACACACGGATCGAGGAGGTCCTGCTCGATGAGTTCCCAGATGAGATTGAGCACATCTGGAGCCGCATCGGGACCGCCGAGGTGGCGACCGATCCGATGGGGATCGAACTGACAGACATTTTCTTGACGCTCAAGCCACGTGCAGAGTGGACGCAAGCGGACACGCAGGCGGGTCTCGTGATCGAGATGGAGAAGACCATCTCACAGTTTCCCGGCGTCAACATGGTGTTCACGCAGCCGATCGAGATGCGCATGAACGAGATGGTTTCGGGCATCCGATCCGATATCGGGATCAAGATCTTCGGCGACGACTTCGACGAGTTGCTCCGGATCGCCGACGACGTTCAGCGTGTGCTTCTGGACATCCCGGGTGCCTCAGATATCTCGGTCGATCAGATCACGGGGCAACCATCGCTGTCAGTTGCTGTCGATCAGTCCCGTGTTGCCCGCTACGGCGTCGCCGCCAGCGAGGTGTTGGACTTCGTTGAGGCGATCGGCGGGATCCGCGTCGGTGAGGTATTCGAGGGCCAGCGTGTCTTCCCGCTTGTCGTCCGACTCCCGCAGACATTCAGGGAAGATGTAGAAGCGGTGTCATCAGTACGCATTCCGACCGAAGGGGGCGTCGCGGTGCCACTTTCGTCGATGGCCTCGGTCGATCTCTCGGAAGGATCGGCCACGATCAACCGCGAGTGGAGCAGAAGACTCATCCGTGTGCAGTCGAACGTCAGCGGAAGAGACCCCGCATCGTTTGTCAGTGAAGCAAGGGCAGCCATTGATGAACGGGTCACATTGCCCGAGGGCTATGTGCTTGAGTGGGGTGGGCAGTTTGAGAACTTGGAACGCGCCAGGACTCGCCTGATCATCGTCGTGCCCGCGGTCTTGCTTATGGTGTTTTTTCTGCTGTACTTCAGCCTGAAAAACCTACGGGATGTCGTCATCATCTACACCTGCATCCCGTTTGCGGCCGTCGGTGCCATCTTCGCGTTGTGGTGGCGCGACATCCCTTTCAGCGTCAGCGCCGCCGTCGGGTTTATCGCTCTCACGGGCATCGCCGTGCTCAACGGACAGATCCTCATCACCGCGATCCGCGACACACTCAACACCGGCCAGCAGAGCAAGGACGCGATCATTGCGGCCTCGAAGACCCGCCTCCAGCCGGTGCTCGCGACGGCGATCACTGATATCGCTGGGTTCGTCCCGATGGCGATTGCAACGGGGGTGGGGAGCGAGATCCAGCGACCGCTGGCGACGGTGGTAATCGGCGGCATGGTCACGTCGACGCTACTCACCTTGTTTGTGCTTCCGGTCATCGCATCCGTCTTCATGAAAGAAAGTGCGCAGGTTGCTGACTCGGAGCGTGATCAGTGA
- a CDS encoding cation transporter: MSGCDCGKDAVGLEQRTLIALLTINGVMFVAEVMVGWIAESTALLADSLDMLADATVYGIALYAASRSGGAQRTAARVSGVLQIALGLGVLVEVIRRAVFGSEPTSHLMIGAGTVALVANLICLRLIAKHREGGAHMRASWIFSKNDVIANTGVIVAGLLVMALGSRVPDLLVGSIVAAVVIRGGVQIWADSSRDAGVRN, from the coding sequence GTGAGCGGCTGCGACTGTGGAAAGGATGCCGTTGGTCTGGAGCAGCGAACGCTCATAGCGCTACTCACGATCAACGGCGTGATGTTCGTTGCCGAGGTGATGGTTGGATGGATCGCGGAGTCCACCGCGCTGCTGGCCGACTCGCTTGACATGCTGGCAGATGCCACGGTGTACGGCATCGCGTTGTACGCGGCGAGCCGGTCCGGCGGCGCACAGCGGACTGCAGCGCGAGTGAGCGGCGTCCTTCAAATCGCGCTGGGTCTTGGAGTTTTGGTCGAGGTAATCCGCCGGGCGGTGTTCGGCAGCGAGCCGACGAGTCATCTGATGATTGGAGCTGGGACTGTCGCGCTTGTTGCGAATCTGATCTGTCTCCGGCTTATCGCAAAGCATCGCGAGGGCGGTGCGCATATGCGAGCGTCTTGGATCTTCTCGAAGAACGATGTCATCGCGAACACTGGCGTGATCGTAGCGGGGCTTCTCGTGATGGCATTGGGTAGCCGCGTTCCTGATCTCTTGGTCGGTTCGATTGTCGCCGCGGTTGTGATTCGTGGGGGCGTTCAAATCTGGGCGGACTCAAGCAGAGACGCAGGGGTCCGGAACTGA
- a CDS encoding TolC family protein, which produces MDNLKRPRRTRVMLPGLGSTFALIALAGCQSYERVPLELADHRAALDARLAATEPISDFVERLSEAGNQVPERFDPNDGLSPAEGEVLALFYNPDLRLARLDAGVALATFETAGLWEDPQFGFDGAEILSPSGPFEYGLTLSLTIPISGRLGVEKDRAGAAYEAELRRIVDAEWSTRAAVRSAWASWSAESERLRLLREVIGQVERISAITDRLETAGELTRVEARLLRAELVETRADVAEAVFAEARARVELLGLMGIPPDAPVVLLPALPPASIAEIADAIERLIEANTTLAVRRAEYQVAEETLRLEVRKQYPDITIGTGYGSEDNDDRLLLGVSIPIPILNANRAGIAEAKARREVARAAAETTFERLTRELSMARAAYDASRTQRDAFERDLVPMLDEQASEVEQLIDLGEVNTLLLLETVTRRFEAKSRLLDLRLAETDAAIEITRLLGPDEPEMPAAVEPATDDDTTSLTTPHTAARGDTPAEEASR; this is translated from the coding sequence ATGGACAATCTGAAACGCCCGCGTCGAACGCGGGTCATGCTGCCGGGCCTCGGCTCGACATTCGCCCTGATCGCGCTGGCGGGCTGCCAGTCCTACGAGCGGGTACCGCTGGAGTTGGCCGACCATCGGGCCGCGCTCGACGCACGGCTCGCTGCCACTGAACCCATCTCGGATTTCGTTGAGCGGCTCTCCGAGGCCGGCAACCAGGTGCCGGAGCGGTTCGACCCGAACGACGGGCTCTCACCCGCCGAGGGCGAAGTGCTCGCCCTGTTCTATAACCCCGACCTCCGGCTCGCTCGCCTCGATGCCGGTGTCGCACTCGCGACCTTCGAGACGGCGGGGCTGTGGGAGGACCCGCAGTTCGGTTTCGACGGGGCGGAAATCCTCTCGCCGTCGGGGCCGTTCGAATACGGACTCACGCTGAGCCTGACGATCCCGATTTCGGGTCGGCTCGGCGTCGAGAAGGATCGGGCCGGAGCGGCGTACGAGGCCGAGCTCCGCCGGATCGTGGACGCCGAGTGGAGCACGCGGGCCGCGGTTCGCTCGGCCTGGGCATCCTGGTCCGCGGAATCCGAGCGGCTCCGCCTGCTGCGAGAGGTGATCGGTCAGGTCGAGCGGATATCCGCCATAACCGACCGGCTGGAGACGGCGGGAGAACTCACGCGGGTCGAGGCTCGGCTCCTGCGGGCCGAGTTGGTCGAGACCCGTGCGGATGTCGCCGAGGCGGTGTTCGCAGAAGCCCGGGCCCGTGTCGAACTTCTCGGTTTGATGGGGATTCCGCCGGACGCCCCGGTGGTGTTGCTGCCGGCGCTTCCGCCCGCGTCGATCGCCGAGATCGCCGATGCGATCGAGCGACTCATCGAGGCGAACACCACCCTCGCGGTGCGGCGGGCCGAGTATCAGGTCGCCGAGGAGACACTCCGCCTGGAAGTCCGCAAGCAGTATCCGGACATCACCATCGGCACGGGCTATGGGAGCGAGGACAACGACGACCGACTCTTGCTTGGCGTGTCGATTCCGATACCGATTCTCAACGCCAACCGGGCGGGCATCGCGGAAGCAAAGGCTCGCCGCGAGGTGGCTCGGGCCGCGGCGGAGACCACCTTCGAGCGCCTGACTCGCGAGCTCTCGATGGCCCGTGCCGCGTACGACGCCTCGCGAACGCAGCGAGATGCGTTCGAGCGTGACCTTGTGCCGATGCTCGACGAGCAGGCATCCGAAGTTGAGCAACTGATCGACCTTGGCGAGGTCAACACGCTGCTCTTGCTCGAAACCGTCACGCGACGGTTCGAGGCCAAGAGCCGTCTGCTCGATCTTCGTCTGGCCGAGACCGACGCGGCGATTGAGATCACTCGCCTGCTCGGCCCGGACGAGCCGGAAATGCCGGCTGCTGTCGAGCCCGCGACCGACGATGACACCACATCCTTAACCACACCACACACCGCGGCGCGAGGCGACACGCCCGCCGAGGAGGCATCCCGATGA
- a CDS encoding efflux RND transporter permease subunit yields MLKAVIRFSLRYSTLVLIAAVMIVGYAGYRLPRMSVDVFPELNAPTVTIMAEAGGLAADEVEQYVTFPIETAVNGMSGVRRVRSASAIGLGIVWVDLEWGSDLFDARQLVAERLVTARENLPDEVEPFITPITSIAGEIMLISLSSPDGSVSPMQLRSYGEFDLRTKILAVPGVAQVVAIGGELPEYQVNVDQERLRLYDLTITDVVEAAGGAHSTASGGYLVNVDNFEIPIRQQSRVTRPEDIANTVIKYHEGVPVTIGQVAEVILGPAIKRGTASEGGEPAVVLSIQKSPGTNTLALTDSLDALFDQIEPTLPGGVLLNRDVVRQSHFIDRAVHNVTKVLGEAVIIVLVVLVLFLMNLRTTLITLTAIPISLAVGLLMMDAMNLGLNVMTLGGLTVAIGVLVDDAIIDVENVFRRLKQNRAMPEADKRPFTEVIFDASNEIRPAMVFATVIIVMVFVPLLFLQGLEGRFFQPLALTYMISILASLVVALTVVPAMCRFLLKGKLGGKHEDRDGFLVRLLKRAYEPSLRAAIRYRAWVLGTAGAVTAAALLLASTFGSSFLPSFNEGTFTVFLLAPPGTSIVESDRLATEVEKQLVQIEGVRSVSRRTGRAERDEHAEPVSNSEIEVTVDAGSDRFEVREQIDRILGAVPGITTMVGQPIEHRLSHVLSGTPAAIAINVFGEDLTELRDVAKAIEAELQGLPGARDVNANREVLITSLPIRYRHAELAAVGLSPADAAEQVREALYGEVVDTVNQGVRQYDLVVRLAPEERESIRQVRDLLLRGRGGATVRLSDVADIGPERSSNLITRENAQRKAVVSLNVAEGSNLGDLVAQVQERVDPIVQRAGMTVSYGGQFEAQQSASRTILVAGVAVVLIMLMLLQISTGSMRAAVLVMLNMPLALIGGIAAIYITEGGGLVHNTLALIGIGGPYIPPVVSIASLVGFITLFGIAVRNGILLINHYNHLMEAEGVPLGEAIVQGSMERLVPILMTAISAVLGLVPLALAAGEPGSELLAPLAIVTLGGLLTSTFLNLIVVPAGYSLVFGHKPERRPAGHPSVLSRLVGVFRRPKAITSKES; encoded by the coding sequence ATGTTGAAAGCCGTTATCCGCTTCTCGCTCCGCTATTCCACGCTCGTGCTCATCGCGGCGGTCATGATCGTCGGCTATGCCGGTTATCGCCTGCCGAGGATGAGTGTCGATGTGTTCCCCGAACTCAACGCCCCGACCGTGACCATCATGGCCGAGGCAGGCGGGCTCGCCGCCGACGAGGTCGAGCAGTACGTCACCTTTCCCATCGAGACCGCCGTCAACGGCATGTCCGGCGTGCGGCGGGTCCGCAGTGCCAGCGCGATCGGCCTAGGCATCGTCTGGGTGGACCTTGAATGGGGCTCGGATCTGTTCGATGCCCGGCAGCTCGTGGCCGAACGGCTCGTGACCGCTCGCGAGAACCTTCCCGATGAGGTTGAACCCTTCATCACCCCGATCACCTCCATCGCGGGCGAGATCATGCTGATCTCCCTGTCGTCACCCGACGGTTCCGTCAGCCCGATGCAGCTCCGCTCATACGGCGAGTTCGACCTGCGGACCAAGATTCTCGCGGTGCCCGGCGTCGCCCAGGTCGTCGCGATCGGCGGCGAGCTGCCCGAGTACCAGGTCAATGTCGATCAGGAGCGGCTGAGGCTCTACGACCTGACCATCACGGACGTGGTCGAGGCCGCGGGCGGCGCGCACAGCACCGCGAGCGGTGGCTATCTGGTGAATGTGGATAACTTCGAGATCCCGATCCGCCAGCAGAGCCGGGTGACGCGACCGGAAGACATCGCGAACACGGTCATCAAGTACCACGAAGGCGTCCCCGTGACGATCGGTCAGGTTGCCGAGGTCATCCTCGGGCCGGCGATCAAGCGGGGTACTGCTTCTGAGGGGGGGGAGCCCGCCGTCGTGCTGTCCATCCAGAAGTCACCGGGCACCAACACGCTTGCCCTGACCGACAGTCTTGATGCGCTGTTCGATCAGATCGAGCCGACGCTTCCCGGAGGTGTCCTGCTCAACCGAGATGTTGTCCGCCAGTCGCACTTCATTGACCGCGCGGTCCACAACGTCACCAAGGTGCTTGGCGAGGCGGTCATCATCGTGCTCGTCGTCCTTGTCCTGTTCCTGATGAATCTGCGGACAACGCTCATCACGCTCACCGCGATCCCGATCTCACTGGCCGTTGGGCTCCTGATGATGGACGCGATGAACCTCGGTCTCAACGTCATGACGCTCGGCGGCCTCACGGTCGCGATCGGCGTGCTTGTCGATGACGCGATCATCGATGTGGAGAATGTCTTCCGACGCCTAAAACAGAACCGGGCCATGCCCGAGGCCGACAAGCGTCCCTTTACGGAGGTCATTTTCGACGCCAGCAACGAGATCCGACCGGCGATGGTCTTCGCCACGGTCATCATCGTCATGGTGTTCGTGCCGCTTCTCTTCCTGCAAGGGCTCGAAGGCCGCTTCTTCCAGCCCTTGGCACTCACCTACATGATCTCGATCCTCGCTTCACTGGTCGTCGCGCTGACGGTCGTGCCCGCGATGTGCCGGTTCCTGCTCAAGGGCAAACTCGGCGGCAAGCACGAGGACCGGGACGGATTCCTGGTCCGCCTTCTGAAGCGGGCGTACGAGCCGTCACTCCGGGCGGCCATTCGGTACCGGGCGTGGGTGCTCGGCACCGCCGGTGCCGTAACCGCCGCCGCACTCTTGCTGGCGAGCACGTTCGGAAGCTCGTTCCTCCCGTCGTTCAACGAGGGCACGTTCACGGTCTTCCTGCTCGCTCCTCCCGGCACATCGATCGTCGAGAGCGATCGGCTCGCAACGGAGGTCGAGAAGCAGCTCGTCCAGATCGAGGGCGTCCGGTCTGTCTCCCGTCGCACCGGCCGGGCCGAGCGTGACGAGCACGCCGAGCCGGTCAGCAACTCCGAGATCGAGGTCACCGTCGATGCAGGGAGCGACCGATTCGAGGTGCGAGAGCAGATCGACCGCATCCTCGGGGCGGTCCCTGGCATCACGACGATGGTCGGCCAGCCCATCGAGCACCGCCTCAGCCATGTGCTTTCCGGTACGCCCGCGGCGATCGCCATCAATGTCTTTGGTGAGGACCTGACCGAGCTTCGCGATGTCGCCAAGGCGATCGAGGCCGAACTCCAGGGCCTGCCGGGTGCTCGCGATGTCAACGCGAATCGTGAGGTCCTGATCACATCCCTTCCCATCCGCTACCGGCACGCCGAGCTCGCGGCGGTCGGTCTCAGCCCCGCCGACGCCGCGGAGCAGGTCCGCGAAGCTCTCTATGGCGAGGTCGTGGATACGGTGAACCAAGGAGTGCGGCAGTACGACCTCGTCGTGCGGCTCGCACCCGAGGAACGCGAGTCCATCCGGCAGGTCCGCGACCTGCTGCTCAGGGGCCGGGGAGGGGCCACCGTTCGATTGAGCGATGTCGCCGACATCGGCCCCGAGCGATCGAGCAACCTCATCACCCGCGAGAACGCACAGCGCAAGGCGGTGGTGTCGCTCAATGTGGCCGAAGGGTCCAACTTGGGCGACTTGGTGGCCCAGGTGCAGGAGCGTGTCGATCCGATTGTCCAACGGGCCGGCATGACCGTGTCCTACGGCGGTCAGTTCGAGGCGCAGCAGTCGGCCTCCCGGACCATTCTCGTGGCGGGCGTTGCGGTCGTACTCATCATGCTCATGCTGCTCCAGATCTCGACGGGATCAATGCGGGCCGCTGTGCTTGTGATGCTCAACATGCCCCTCGCGCTCATCGGCGGCATTGCGGCGATCTATATCACCGAGGGGGGTGGGCTGGTCCACAACACCTTGGCGTTGATCGGCATCGGTGGCCCGTACATCCCGCCCGTGGTGTCCATCGCCAGCCTTGTCGGCTTCATCACCCTCTTCGGGATCGCCGTTCGTAACGGCATCCTGCTCATCAATCATTATAATCACCTCATGGAAGCCGAGGGCGTCCCCCTCGGCGAGGCCATCGTCCAAGGGTCCATGGAGCGGCTCGTGCCGATCCTGATGACCGCGATCTCGGCGGTGCTCGGGCTCGTGCCGCTGGCGCTGGCCGCGGGTGAACCGGGCAGCGAACTGCTCGCGCCCCTCGCCATCGTCACCCTCGGAGGACTGCTGACCTCCACGTTCCTGAATCTCATTGTCGTCCCGGCGGGATACTCGCTTGTCTTCGGCCACAAGCCCGAGCGTCGTCCTGCTGGCCATCCATCCGTGCTTTCCCGGCTTGTCGGTGTGTTCCGCCGACCCAAGGCCATCACCTCGAAGGAGTCCTGA